From the genome of Etheostoma spectabile isolate EspeVRDwgs_2016 chromosome 10, UIUC_Espe_1.0, whole genome shotgun sequence, one region includes:
- the LOC116697272 gene encoding putative methyltransferase NSUN7 isoform X2, which yields MKKPAAHRLVNYGKERGLTLPEVKDEQMQRTSYELAFNTLKYQDLLEDIIIDSCFYLTQPMPDDQMSLVVVMLYDFQDRKFFPRERQREDLIVQEVRDVESHLLRFKTKLAASLARCRIKHDLLSIECILPESVKMKQERSSSLPLYAWINTQRSSLDEVRSVLKSAGFSQVKSIGQLEDQTFCQDPHCGDLLVFPAQLKAQLYTTKLLSDHKLIIQDKSCNLGPNAVCSLLPEEGDVLMVGCFSGLTVSHTASLIAEKHKANSNDQPTVYICVSDRTNAEREELQQTVTAMGCKNVKLISEVFQSLNGGDKRLQRVRVVLLTPKCSVSAVSNPVNFILQEKGDTELLQDLSQGSISQSKLEALVAQQIKEIDHALKFPKVLAVVYSTCSSYQEENEEVVSRALEQAKARSEQEGEPKQANFRLSASPFSIPDHAKAPEETDPFFMLEPSEQSNGCFLAVLSREPEPVVKEAPHDVLLRANAKGILDRIGPKKLTRKEQHGHTNRMTKTTHARTSQSHLSVSIQSKNQETKGSNSTTLCGHQEFTNSRQSLQGKAKAVRLQSSQNTVSSSFSSSKPENSATKKSTPPVLSTTTFTTTLHPVPPPAFPAAPVVRPRRAHQEVLKPVVLVLPTVHFPDFLPPLHTRPGRSPSFNYNNWRPAVQSVPPSRSSGSLSKDAMVKSQPLF from the exons ATGAAGAAGCCCGCTGCACACCGGTTGGTGAATTATGGAAAAGAAAGAGGGCTCACTTTACCTGAAGTCAAAGATGAGCAGATGCAACGTACATCTTATGAGCTGGCCTTCAATACACTTAAAT ATCAAGATCTGTTGGAGGACATCATTATTGACAGCTGCTTTTACCTCACTCAGCCAATG CCAGATGATCAGATGAGCCTTGTTGTCGTCATGCTCTATGACTTCCAGGACAGAAAATTTTTCCCTCGGGAACGCCAAAGGGAGGACTTGATTGTGCAAGAAGTTAGAGATGTGGAGAGCCACCTCCTCag GTTTAAAACCAAGCTGGCAGCCTCTCTGGCTCGCTGCAGGATCAAACATGATCTCTTGTCCATTGAGTGTATCCTGCCGGAGAGTGTGAAGATGAAGCAGGAAAGATCAAGCAGCCTTCCACTCTACGCATGGATCAACACACAGAGGAGCAG CCTTGATGAGGTCAGAAGTGTGCTGAAGAGTGCAGGCTTCTCCCAGGTGAAATCGATTGGGCAGCTGGAGGACCAGACCTTCTGCCAGGATCCCCACTGTGGGGATCTACTGGTGTTCCCTGCTCAGCTGAAAGCTCAGCTGTACACCACCAAGCTGCTTAGCGACCACAAACTCATCATCCAG GATAAATCTTGCAATCTGGGCCCAAACGCAGTGTGCTCCCTGCTACCAGAGGAAGGAGATGTTCTTATGGTGGGCTGTTTCTCTGGCCTCACTGTCTCCCACACTGCCTCCCTCATCGCAGAGAAGCATAAAGCCAACAGCAACGACCAGCCCACAGTCTACATTTGTGTCAGTGATCGTACAAACGCTGAGAGGGAGGAGCTGCAACAGACCGTCACTGCCATGGGCTGCAAGA ATGTGAAGCTGATATCAGAGGTCTTCCAGTCTTTGAACGGCGGTGACAAGCGACTTCAGAGGGTGCGCGTTGTGCTGTTAACCCCCAAGTGTTCTGTGTCTGCAGTCAGCAACCCGGTCAACTTTATACTGCAAGAGAAGGGAG ACACAGAACTGCTGCAGGACTTATCCCAGGGCTCCATATCCCAGAGCAAACTGGAAGCTCTGGTAGCCCAACAGATAAAGGAAATTGATCACGCCTTGAAGT TCCCTAAGGTTTTGGCAGTGGTGTACTCTACCTGTTCTTCATACCAAGAGGAGAACGAGGAGGTGGTGAGCAGAGCCCTGGAGCAAGCAAAGGCCCGCTCAGAGCAGGAGGGGGAACCAAAACAAGCAAACTTCAG ACTTAGTGCATCCCCATTCAGCATTCCTGACCATGCCAAGGCTCCAGAGGAAACAGACCCCTTCTTCATGTTGGAGCCCTCAGAACAGAGCAATGGCTGCTTCCTGGCTGTTCTCAGCAGAGAG CCTGAGCCAGTGGTCAAAGAGGCACCACATGACGTGCTTCTCAGGGCTAATGCTAAAGGCATACTGGACAGGATCGGACCCAAAAAGCTAACAAGAAAAGAGCAGCATGGACACACCAACAGGATGACAAAAACTACTCATGCACGCACCTCTCAGTCCCACCTCTCTGTCAGTATTCAATCTAAAAACCAAGAGACCAAGGGCAGCAACAGCACTACTTTGTGTGGACATCAGGAATTTACTAACAGCCGACAGTCATTACAAG GAAAAGCCAAAGCAGTGCGCCTGCAGTCCTCCCAGAACACTGTGTCCagctccttctcttcctccaaaCCAGAAAACAGCGCAACCAAGAAAAGCACCCCCCCTGTATTAAGCACTACAACTTTCACCACCACTCTACATCCCGTCCCTCCCCCTGCTTTCCCAGCTGCCCCGGTTGTCCGTCCCCGCAGAGCTCATCAGGAGGTGCTGAAGCCTGTGGTGCTCGTCCTGCCTACCGTTCACTTCCCCGACTTTCTCCCACCCCTGCACACCCGACCAGGACGCAGCCCCAGCTTTAACTACAACAACTGGAGGCCCGCAGTTCAGAGTGTACCCCCCTCCCGCTCCAGTGGCAGTCTCTCCAAGGATGCTATGGTCAAATCCCAGCCTTTGTTTTAA
- the LOC116697272 gene encoding putative methyltransferase NSUN7 isoform X1, with the protein MVRNKNIGGRLFHKTKKAGSQIAGSKDLTPLEKPADDDIPAISPELQTTGQGQLGFPDRVYLLASVIFQKNHMKKPAAHRLVNYGKERGLTLPEVKDEQMQRTSYELAFNTLKYQDLLEDIIIDSCFYLTQPMPDDQMSLVVVMLYDFQDRKFFPRERQREDLIVQEVRDVESHLLRFKTKLAASLARCRIKHDLLSIECILPESVKMKQERSSSLPLYAWINTQRSSLDEVRSVLKSAGFSQVKSIGQLEDQTFCQDPHCGDLLVFPAQLKAQLYTTKLLSDHKLIIQDKSCNLGPNAVCSLLPEEGDVLMVGCFSGLTVSHTASLIAEKHKANSNDQPTVYICVSDRTNAEREELQQTVTAMGCKNVKLISEVFQSLNGGDKRLQRVRVVLLTPKCSVSAVSNPVNFILQEKGDTELLQDLSQGSISQSKLEALVAQQIKEIDHALKFPKVLAVVYSTCSSYQEENEEVVSRALEQAKARSEQEGEPKQANFRLSASPFSIPDHAKAPEETDPFFMLEPSEQSNGCFLAVLSREPEPVVKEAPHDVLLRANAKGILDRIGPKKLTRKEQHGHTNRMTKTTHARTSQSHLSVSIQSKNQETKGSNSTTLCGHQEFTNSRQSLQGKAKAVRLQSSQNTVSSSFSSSKPENSATKKSTPPVLSTTTFTTTLHPVPPPAFPAAPVVRPRRAHQEVLKPVVLVLPTVHFPDFLPPLHTRPGRSPSFNYNNWRPAVQSVPPSRSSGSLSKDAMVKSQPLF; encoded by the exons ATggtaagaaataaaaacattggagGGCGTCTTTttcacaagacaaaaaaagctgGCTCCCAGATTGCAGGGAGCAAGGACCTGACACCGCTGGAGAAGCCAGCCGATGATGACATCCCTGCTATTTCTCCAGAGCTCCAGACCACCGGCCAAGGTCAGCTGGGCTTTCCAGACAGAGTCTACCTGCTGGCGTCAGTCATCTTCCAGAAGAACCACATGAAGAAGCCCGCTGCACACCGGTTGGTGAATTATGGAAAAGAAAGAGGGCTCACTTTACCTGAAGTCAAAGATGAGCAGATGCAACGTACATCTTATGAGCTGGCCTTCAATACACTTAAAT ATCAAGATCTGTTGGAGGACATCATTATTGACAGCTGCTTTTACCTCACTCAGCCAATG CCAGATGATCAGATGAGCCTTGTTGTCGTCATGCTCTATGACTTCCAGGACAGAAAATTTTTCCCTCGGGAACGCCAAAGGGAGGACTTGATTGTGCAAGAAGTTAGAGATGTGGAGAGCCACCTCCTCag GTTTAAAACCAAGCTGGCAGCCTCTCTGGCTCGCTGCAGGATCAAACATGATCTCTTGTCCATTGAGTGTATCCTGCCGGAGAGTGTGAAGATGAAGCAGGAAAGATCAAGCAGCCTTCCACTCTACGCATGGATCAACACACAGAGGAGCAG CCTTGATGAGGTCAGAAGTGTGCTGAAGAGTGCAGGCTTCTCCCAGGTGAAATCGATTGGGCAGCTGGAGGACCAGACCTTCTGCCAGGATCCCCACTGTGGGGATCTACTGGTGTTCCCTGCTCAGCTGAAAGCTCAGCTGTACACCACCAAGCTGCTTAGCGACCACAAACTCATCATCCAG GATAAATCTTGCAATCTGGGCCCAAACGCAGTGTGCTCCCTGCTACCAGAGGAAGGAGATGTTCTTATGGTGGGCTGTTTCTCTGGCCTCACTGTCTCCCACACTGCCTCCCTCATCGCAGAGAAGCATAAAGCCAACAGCAACGACCAGCCCACAGTCTACATTTGTGTCAGTGATCGTACAAACGCTGAGAGGGAGGAGCTGCAACAGACCGTCACTGCCATGGGCTGCAAGA ATGTGAAGCTGATATCAGAGGTCTTCCAGTCTTTGAACGGCGGTGACAAGCGACTTCAGAGGGTGCGCGTTGTGCTGTTAACCCCCAAGTGTTCTGTGTCTGCAGTCAGCAACCCGGTCAACTTTATACTGCAAGAGAAGGGAG ACACAGAACTGCTGCAGGACTTATCCCAGGGCTCCATATCCCAGAGCAAACTGGAAGCTCTGGTAGCCCAACAGATAAAGGAAATTGATCACGCCTTGAAGT TCCCTAAGGTTTTGGCAGTGGTGTACTCTACCTGTTCTTCATACCAAGAGGAGAACGAGGAGGTGGTGAGCAGAGCCCTGGAGCAAGCAAAGGCCCGCTCAGAGCAGGAGGGGGAACCAAAACAAGCAAACTTCAG ACTTAGTGCATCCCCATTCAGCATTCCTGACCATGCCAAGGCTCCAGAGGAAACAGACCCCTTCTTCATGTTGGAGCCCTCAGAACAGAGCAATGGCTGCTTCCTGGCTGTTCTCAGCAGAGAG CCTGAGCCAGTGGTCAAAGAGGCACCACATGACGTGCTTCTCAGGGCTAATGCTAAAGGCATACTGGACAGGATCGGACCCAAAAAGCTAACAAGAAAAGAGCAGCATGGACACACCAACAGGATGACAAAAACTACTCATGCACGCACCTCTCAGTCCCACCTCTCTGTCAGTATTCAATCTAAAAACCAAGAGACCAAGGGCAGCAACAGCACTACTTTGTGTGGACATCAGGAATTTACTAACAGCCGACAGTCATTACAAG GAAAAGCCAAAGCAGTGCGCCTGCAGTCCTCCCAGAACACTGTGTCCagctccttctcttcctccaaaCCAGAAAACAGCGCAACCAAGAAAAGCACCCCCCCTGTATTAAGCACTACAACTTTCACCACCACTCTACATCCCGTCCCTCCCCCTGCTTTCCCAGCTGCCCCGGTTGTCCGTCCCCGCAGAGCTCATCAGGAGGTGCTGAAGCCTGTGGTGCTCGTCCTGCCTACCGTTCACTTCCCCGACTTTCTCCCACCCCTGCACACCCGACCAGGACGCAGCCCCAGCTTTAACTACAACAACTGGAGGCCCGCAGTTCAGAGTGTACCCCCCTCCCGCTCCAGTGGCAGTCTCTCCAAGGATGCTATGGTCAAATCCCAGCCTTTGTTTTAA
- the LOC116697273 gene encoding neuronal acetylcholine receptor subunit alpha-9-II — MPTMIPIICLAILLPQVAHSAQGRYAHKLLNDLMENYSSALRPVEDTDRALNVTLQITLSQIKDMDERNQVLIAYLWIRQTWHDAYLKWNKEDYDGLEVIHIPSSLVWRPDLVLYNKADDDFSGPMDTNVRLRYNGELTWDAPAITKSSCVVDVSYFPFDSQECNLTFGSWTYNGNQVDIIMGMDSGDLSDFVENVEWECHGMPATKNVIMYGCCSDPYPDITYTVLLQRRSSFYIFNLLLPCFLISFLAPLGFYLPADSGEKVSLGVTVLLALTVFQLMVAESMPPSESVPLIGKYYIATMTMVTASTSLTIFIMNIHFCGPEAKPVPHWAKVLIIDYMSKIFFVYEVGENCASASSSSSSSSHFFQDDICHQHLNSQFHANGKPGSHSSQQDWQGRKKPRPQTPKPQHHPRVKAQHHITREERSHFSSFAPGKYEGSNGKIPTGDYCKEDQKVPCCPEDKKLPCCPEDKKPPPQGPSVTFGPCVFCTHGSGFPGMDTKLVHNVEYIANCFREQRATCAKGAEWKKIAKVMDRFFMWIFFIMVFLMSILIIGNAP, encoded by the exons ATGCCCACGATGATTCCAATAATCTGCCTGGCGATTCTGCTTCCACAAG TGGCTCACTCGGCTCAGGGTCGCTATGCCCACAAGCTTCTGAACGATTTGATGGAGAATTATTCCAGCGCTCTGCGGCCTGTCGAGGACACAGACAGAGCCCTCAATGTCACCTTACAGATCACCCTCTCTCAGATCAAAGACATG gatGAGAGGAACCAGGTGCTGATTGCTTACCTGTGGATCAGGCAGACATGGCATGATGCCTACCTGAAGTGGAATAAAGAGGACTATGACGGGCTGGAGGTGATCCACATCCCCAGCAGCCTTGTGTGGAGGCCCGACCTCGTCCTCTATAACAA AGCTGACGATGACTTCTCAGGGCCCATGGACACCAACGTGAGACTGCGCTACAATGGAGAGCTAACCTGGGATGCTCCTGCCATCACTAAGAGCTCCTGTGTGGTCGACGTCTCCTACTTCCCCTTTGACAGCCAGGAATGTAACCTGACTTTTGGTTCCTGGACCTACAATGGCAACCAG GTAGACATCATTATGGGCATGGACAGTGGAGACCTGTCAGACTTTGTAGAAAATGTGGAGTGGGAGTGTCACGGGATGCCGGCCACCAAGAACGTCATCATGTACGGCTGTTGCTCTGACCCGTATccagacatcacctatacagtgcTCCTGCAGCGCCGCTCCTCCTTTTACATATTCAACCTCCTCCTCCCCTGCTTCCTCATCTCCTTCTTGGCTCCTCTGGGTTTCTACCTGCCTGCAGACTCTGGGGAGAAGGTTTCACTCGGAGTGACCGTTCTTCTGGCTCTCACTGTGTTCCAGCTGATGGTGGCTGAGAGCATGCCTCCATCTGAGAGTGTGCCACTTATAG GGAAGTACTATATTGCCACTATGACCATGGTCACGGCCTCCACATCTCTTACCATCTTCATCATGAACATCCACTTCTGTGGTCCAGAGGCCAAACCAGTCCCCCACTGGGCAAAAGTCCTCATTATTGACTACATGTCCaagattttctttgtttatgaGGTGGGCGAGAACTGtgcctctgcctcctcctcctcttcatcgtcTTCTCACTTCTTCCAGGATGACATCTGTCACCAGCACCTCAACTCCCAGTTTCATGCGAATGGTAAACCGGGGAGCCACAGTAGTCAACAGGACTGGCAGGGTCGTAAAAAACCCAGACCTCAGACCCCTAAGCCACAACACCACCCCAGAGTGAAAGCCCAGCACCACATCACCAGAGAAGAGAGGAGCCACTTCTCCAGCTTTGCACCTGGAAAATATGAAGGCTCTAATGGGAAAATCCCAACAGGTGACTACTGTAAAGAAGACCAGAAGGTTCCCTGCTGCCCTGAAGACAAAAAGCTTCCCTGCTGCCCTGAAGACAAAAAGCCTCCACCTCAAGGCCCCTCTGTTACCTTCGGCCCATGTGTGTTCTGCACCCACGGCAGTGGCTTCCCTGGTATGGACACCAAGCTGGTGCACAATGTTGAATATATTGCCAACTGTTTCCGAGAGCAGAGGGCCACATGCGCCAAAGGGGCAGAATGGAAGAAGATTGCTAAGGTGATGGACAGATTCTTCATGTGGATCTTCTTCATCATGGTCTTCCTCATGAGCATCCTCATCATTGGCAATGCGCCATGA